One Penicillium oxalicum strain HP7-1 chromosome III, whole genome shotgun sequence genomic region harbors:
- a CDS encoding Cyclin-dependent kinases regulatory subunit — protein MDIDMSRRNKKPRLLLESERERLDEFIDSIHYSARYSDDKFEYRHVQLPKNMLKKIPADYFDSAKGTLKLLWEEEWRALGITQSLGWEHYEVHEPEPHILLFK, from the exons ATGGATATCGATATGAGCAGAAGGAACAAGAAGCCTCGTCTCCTGTTGGAGTCTGAGCGCGAGCGCCTAGACGAGTTCATTGACTCGATTCACTACTCCGCACG ATACTCGGACGACAAGTTTGAATACCGCCACGTGCAACTGCCGAAGAACATGCTCAAGAAGATCCCCGCGGACTACTTTGACAGCGCCAAGGGAACGTTGAAATTACTTTGGGAAGAAGAGTGGCGAGCGCTCGGCATCACACAG AGTCTGGGATGGGAGCATTATGAGGTCCATGAGCCCGAGCCTCATATTCTACTCTTCAAGTAA